The Ciconia boyciana chromosome 22, ASM3463844v1, whole genome shotgun sequence genome has a window encoding:
- the LOC140662545 gene encoding keratin, type I cytoskeletal 19-like: MSCSIKRTSSTSYRSGGGGGVCGGGSGRSSSVSCRRYASSVIGGGSYGGGACSIGYGGGMSAGSLAGGFGGGFGGGLGGGFGGGFAGGFGAGGDILLSGNEKVTMQNLNDRLAAYLDKVRRLEEENAQLEHHIREWYRKQAPSVSKDYTSYYQTIEQLQNQIISATVDNNRLILDIDNSKMTADDFRTKYENELVIRQTVESDINGLRNILDDLTLVRSSLESELESLKDELIALKRNHEEEMRQLQSQTGGDVSVEVNAAPGEDLTKILNDLRNEYEQIIEKNRREVEQWYEVKIEEVNRQVTSSSQDIQTSSHQLTELRREMQNLEIELQAQLSTKNSLENSLAETESRYGCLLQQIQGQINSVEEELASIRCEMESQNQEYKMLLGIKTRLEQEIAQYRALLQEGQQDIVASQGAFQEGGKYSHSYSTSYSHSHGGDMTGQSRVC; encoded by the exons ATGAGCTGCAGCATCAAGAGAACATCTAGTACCTCTTACAGGAGCGGTGGAGGTGGAGGCGTCTGTGGTGGCGGTAGTGGCAGGAGTTCCTCCGTCTCCTGCAGGCGATACGCCTCCTCTGTGATAGGCGGTGGAAGCTATGGTGGGGGAGCATGCAGCATTGGCTACGGAGGGGGCATGAGTGCTGGCAGCCTTGCTGGTGGCTTTGGCGGAGGCTTTGGTGGTGGCCTGGGAGGAGgctttggtggtggttttgcaGGAGGCTTTGGTGCTGGGGGGGACATCCTTCTGAGCGGCAATGAGAAGGTCACCATGCAGAACCTCAATGACCGCCTGGCTGCTTACCTGGACAAAGTGCGaaggctggaggaggaaaatgctCAGCTGGAGCACCACATCCGGGAGTGGTACAGGAAACAAGCTCCCAGTGTGTCAAAGGACTACACCTCCTACTACCAGACCATCGAACAACTCCAAAATCAG ATCATTTCTGCCACTGTGGACAATAACAGACTGATTCTGGACATTGATAACAGCAAGATGACTGCTGATGACTTCCGAACAAA GTATGAGAATGAACTGGTCATCCGTCAGACTGTGGAGTCTGATATTAATGGCTTGAGAAATATCCTGGATGACCTGACATTGGTTAGATCTTCACTGGAATCCGAGCTAGAGTCCTTGAAGGATGAGCTGATTGCTCTTAAGAGAAATCATGAGGAG GAAATGAGACAGCTGCAGTCTCAAACTGGTGGTGACGTGAGCGTGGAGGTCAATGCTGCCCCTGGCGAAGACTTGACAAAGATACTCAACGACCTGAGAAATGAATACGAGCAGATCATCGAGAAGAACCGCAGAGAGGTTGAGCAGTGGTATGAAGTCAAG ATTGAAGAAGTCAATCGGCAGGTCACTTCCAGCAGCCAGGACATCCAGACAAGCAGCCACCAGCTCACTGAATTGAGACGCGAAATGCAGAACCTGGAGATCGAACTGCAGGCGCAGCTCAGCACG AAAAACTCTCTGGAAAACTCCTTGGCAGAAACCGAATCTCGCTATGGCTGCCTGCTGCAACAAATCCAAGGGCAGATTAACTCTGTAGAGGAGGAGCTGGCCAGCATCCGCTGTGAGATGGAGAGTCAGAACCAGGAGTACAAGATGCTCCTGGGCATCAAGACTCGCCTGGAACAGGAGATTGCTCAGTACCGGgcactgctgcaggagggacagcaAGACATTGT TGCCTCCCAAGGAGCTTTCCAAGAAGGTGGAAAATACTCCCATTCATATTCTACTTCCTACTCTCATTCCCACGGTGGTGACATGACAG GACAGTCAAGAGTGTGCTAG
- the LOC140662544 gene encoding keratin, type I cytoskeletal 19-like, translated as MSCSIKRTSSTSYRSGGGGGVCGGGSGRSSSVSCRRYASSVIGGGSYGGGACSIGYGGGMSAGSLAGGFGGGFGGGLGGGFGGGFAGGFGAGGDILLSGNEKVTMQNLNDRLAAYLDKVRRLEEENAQLEHHIREWYRKQAPSVSKDYTSYYQTIEQLQNQIISATVDNNRLILDIDNSKMTADDFRTKYENELVIRQTVESDINGLRNMLDDLSRVRSSLESELESLKDELIALKRNHEEEMRQLQSQTGGDVSVEVNAAPGEDLTKILNDLRNEYEQIIEKNRREVEQWYEVKIEEVNRQVTSSSQDIQTSSHQLTELRREMQNLEIELQAQLSTKNSLENSLAETESRYGCLLQQIQGQINSVEEELASIRCEMESQNQEYKMLLGIKTRLEQEIAQYRALLQEGQQDIVTCQGGLQGGGMSSHSYSSTSYSHGQSGDKTGQSRVC; from the exons ATGAGCTGCAGCATCAAGAGAACATCTAGTACCTCTTACAGGAGCGGTGGAGGTGGAGGCGTCTGTGGTGGCGGTAGTGGCAGGAGTTCCTCCGTCTCCTGCAGGCGATACGCCTCCTCTGTGATAGGCGGTGGAAGCTATGGTGGGGGAGCATGCAGCATTGGCTACGGAGGGGGCATGAGTGCTGGCAGCCTTGCTGGTGGCTTTGGCGGAGGCTTTGGTGGTGGCCTGGGAGGAGgctttggtggtggttttgcaGGAGGCTTTGGTGCTGGGGGGGACATCCTTCTGAGCGGCAATGAGAAGGTCACCATGCAGAACCTCAATGACCGCCTGGCTGCTTACCTGGACAAAGTGCGaaggctggaggaggaaaatgctCAGCTGGAGCACCACATCCGGGAGTGGTACAGGAAACAAGCTCCCAGTGTGTCAAAGGACTACACCTCCTACTACCAGACCATCGAACAACTCCAAAATCAG ATCATTTCTGCCACTGTGGACAATAACAGACTGATTCTGGACATTGATAACAGCAAGATGACTGCTGATGACTTCCGAACAAA GTATGAGAATGAACTGGTCATCCGTCAGACTGTGGAGTCTGATATTAATGGCTTGAGAAATATGCTGGATGACCTGTCTCGTGTTCGGTCTTCACTGGAATCCGAGCTAGAGTCCTTGAAGGATGAGCTGATTGCTCTTAAGAGAAATCATGAGGAG GAAATGAGACAGCTGCAGTCTCAAACTGGTGGTGACGTGAGCGTGGAGGTCAATGCTGCCCCTGGCGAAGACTTGACAAAGATACTCAACGACCTGAGAAATGAATACGAGCAGATCATCGAGAAGAACCGCAGAGAGGTTGAGCAGTGGTATGAAGTCAAG ATTGAAGAAGTCAATCGGCAGGTCACTTCCAGCAGCCAGGACATCCAGACAAGCAGCCACCAGCTCACTGAATTGAGACGCGAAATGCAGAACCTGGAGATCGAACTGCAGGCGCAGCTCAGCACG AAAAACTCTCTGGAAAACTCCTTGGCAGAAACCGAATCTCGCTATGGCTGCCTGCTGCAACAAATCCAAGGGCAGATTAACTCTGTAGAGGAGGAGCTGGCCAGCATCCGCTGTGAGATGGAGAGTCAGAACCAGGAGTACAAGATGCTCCTGGGCATCAAGACTCGCCTGGAACAGGAGATTGCTCAGTACCGGgcactgctgcaggagggacagcaAGACATTGT GACATGTCAAGGAGGTCTCCAAGGAGGGGGAATGTCCTCCCACTCTTATTCTTCTACTTCCTACTCTCATGGGCAATCTGGTGACAAGACAG GGCAGTCAAGAGTGTGTTAA